In the Limanda limanda chromosome 1, fLimLim1.1, whole genome shotgun sequence genome, one interval contains:
- the polm gene encoding DNA-directed DNA/RNA polymerase mu, producing the protein MVPLKRRRVTGNIGADSSGDYPPTKFPQVFLFLLERKMGASRRAFLSQLGRKKGFRVEELFSQSITHVISENNSGDEVSTWLDSQHTAQGRAPFHLLDISWFTESMHAGHPVPILDRHILQQQQVDDAEVVVFSVPSYACQRRTTPDDNNSLLTDALSLLAENAELSNQEGRGVAFRRAAAVLKALPKPVTCMTQLRGLPCLGGHSLRVIKDILDNGASSEVESMKQCERYKARKVLTGVFGVGPKTADRWIRDGIHTLHQLRDSGHSLNRTQQTGVEHYDDLNQLVSKAEADAVEEIVAKAVVSVLPGAQITLTGGFRRGKLTGHDVDFLITHPEEGREEGLMSKVVSWLESQGFLLYQTTTRNSYLESKDGPARLASNMDRFERCFSIFKLAKEEKRETKQPETQGETGLQNTVEGPCSVGGHTQIQSADSSLQTDHTSQSQIHPGEQSSCEDGGLKPAGHKPWRAVRVDLVVSPFSQFAFALLGWTGSKLFERELRRWAGQEKAMSLNSHALYDNTQKRYLKATSEEEIFAHLGLEFIPPSERNA; encoded by the exons ATGGTGCCATTGAAGCGAAGAAGAGTCACTGGGAACATTGGGGCTGACAGCAGTGGAGATTATCCACCAACCAAGTTCCCCCAGGTCTTTCTATTCCTGTTGGAAAGGAAAATGGGAGCCAGTCGCAGAGCTTTCCTGTCTCAGCTGGGTCGAAAGAAAGGATTTAGAGTGGAGGAATTGTTCAG TCAAAGCATCACACACGTCATTTCTGAAAACAACTCTGGTGATGAGGTCAGTACGTGGCTGGACTCACAGCACACGGCTCAGGGCCGAGCTCCGTTTCACCTGCTGGACATCAGCTGGTTCACAGAGAGCATGCACGCAGGCCATCCTGTTCCAATCCTGGACAGACACATACTACAG CAGCAACAGGTTGATGACGCAGAGGTTGTGGTGTTCTCAGTGCCCAGCTACGCCTGTCAGAGAAGAACCACTCCGGACGACAATAACAGCCTCCTCACC GATGCTTTGTCCCTCCTGGCTGAAAACGCTGAGCTCAGTAACCAGGAGGGGCGAGGTGTTGCGTTTCGCCGGGCTGCCGCCGTGTTGAAGGCTCTCCCTAAACCGGTGACGTGTATGACACAGCTCAGAGGGCTGCCCTGTCTCGGAGGACATTCACTGAGAGTCATAAAA GACATTTTGGATAATGGAGCATCTAGTGAGGTCGAATCTATGAAGCAATGTGAGCGGTATAAAGCTCGAAAG GTTTTAACAGGTGTTTTTGGAGTTGGACCAAAAACAGCAGACCGATGGATCCGAGATGGGATACACACTCTTCACCAGTTACGGGATTCAGGACACTCACTCAATCGAACCCAACAAACAG GTGTGGAGCACTATGACGACCTCAATCAGCTGGTCTCTAAGGCGGAGGCTGACGCTGTTGAAGAGATCGTGGCAAAAGCCGTCGTTTCTGTGTTACCAGGAGCACAGATTACTCTGACGGGAGGATTCAGGAG AGGAAAGCTGACGGGTCATGATGTTGACTTCCTCATAACCCACCCTGAGGAAGGCAGGGAGGAGGGACTGATGTCTAAAGTGGTGTCCTGGCTGGAGTCACAG gGTTTCCTGCTCTACCAGACAACAACAAGAAACTCTTACCTGGAGTCAAAGGACGGCCCTGCTCGATTGGCCTCCAACATGGACCGCTTTGAGAGGTGTTTCTCCATCTTCAAACTGGCCAAGGAGGAGAAACGGGAAACAAAACAgccagagacacagggagaaactGGATTACAGAATACAGTAGAGGGGCCTTGCAGTGTTGGAGGCCACACGCAGATACAAAGTGCGGACTCGAGTCTGCAGACGGATCATACTTCACAGAGTCAGATTCACCCTGGCGAACAGAGCTCCTGTGAAGATGGAGGACTAAAACCTGCTGGACACAAGCCGTGGAGAGCTGTGAGAGTGGACCTGGTGGTTTCTCCTTTCAGCCAGTTTGCTTTTGCTCTGCTGGGCTGGACGGGATCGAAG TTGTTTGAGAGAGAGCTGCGACGTTGGGCTGGACAGGAAAAGGCCATGTCTCTAAACAGCCATGCTCTATATGACAACACACAG AAGAGGTATCTTAAAGCCACATCAGAGGAAGAGATATTTGCTCATCTCGGCCTAGAGTTCATTCCTCCGTCAGAGAGAAACGCCTGA
- the gnsb gene encoding glucosamine (N-acetyl)-6-sulfatase (Sanfilippo disease IIID), b yields MEPDRTRCGGGAALPVMGARSGAGAGRTTPRRRGTGLPGAASLLWLLPALLTSWLRCAECAKPSNIVLILADDQDVQLGGMTPMKKTRTLIGEAGATFVNAYTVTPLCCPSRSSILTGQYPHNHEVRNNSLTGNCSSPQWQKGPESEAFPVYLSKQKYQTFFAGKYLNQYGKKDAGDVSHVPPGWNHWHALVGNSQYYNYTLSVDGKEEKHGDSYEKDYLTDLMLNRSLKFLDGRSPYHPFFLMLSPPAPHSPWTAAPQYQKEFGDVKAPRDGSFDKPGKDKHWLLRQPINPMPDSSLTYLDNAYRKRWQTLLSVDDMVETLVNKLDSIKELDNTYIFYTSDNGYHTGQFSLPIDKRQLYEFDIRIPLLVRGPGIKPNQTLKAPVLNIDLAPTIMDITGLNLSSVNVDGQSFLSQMAPSLRNGSARPFFLVEYTGEGHPTPDPACPKLGPGVSQCFPDCVCEDAFNNTYACVRTLDGENNLQYCEFADSESFVEVYNLTSDPHQLENIVKKVDPTVLQAMNQRLIKLQSCEGDSCRHIK; encoded by the exons ATGGAGCCCGATCGGACCCGGTGTGGTGGCGGTGCAGCTCTCCCGGTCATGGGTGCGAGGAGCGGAGCCGGAGCCGGAAGGACGACGCCCCGCCGGCGGGGGACAGGTCTCCCCGGGGCCGCCTCGCTCCTCTGGCTGCTGCCGGCGCTGCTCACCTCCTGGCTCAGGTGCGCGGAGTGTGCCAAACCGAGCAACATCGTCCTCATCCTCGCCGACGACCAGGACGTTCAGCTGGGGGGGATG ACCCCGATGAAGAAAACAAGAACCTTAATAGGAGAAGCAGGAGCAACCTTTGTGAATGCC TACACAGTCACGCCGCTGTGCTGCCCCAGCAGGAGCAGCATTTTGACAGGTCAGTACCCCCACAACCACGAGGTGAGGAACAACTCTCTGACTGGGAACTGCTCCAGTCCGCAGTGGCAGAAAGGTCCCGAGTCCGAGGCCTTCCCCGTCTACCTGAGCAAACAGAAATACCAGACATTCTTCGCTGGCAAATATCTTAACCAG TATGGTAAGAAAGACGCAGGAGACGTCAGCCATGTTCCTCCTGGATGGAACCATTGGCATGCATTG GTGGGGAACTCACAGTACTACAACTACACACTGTCCGTCGACGGCAAAGAAGAAAAGCACGGCGACAGTTACGAGAAGGACTACCTGACGGACCTCATG TTGAACCGGTCCCTTAAATTTCTGGATGGCAGGAGCCCCTATCATCCCTTCTTCCTGATGTTGTCTCCTCCGGCTCCTCACTCCCCCTGGACAGCAGCGCCTCAGTACCAGAAGGAGTTTGGTGACGTCAAAGCTCCTCGAGACGGGAGTTTTGACAAACCAGGGAAG gACAAACACTGGCTGCTGCGTCAACCTATCAACCCCATGCCAGATAGCTCACTGACCTATCTGGATAATGCATACAGGAAAAG GTGGCAGACCCTGTTGTCTGTGGACGACATGGTGGAGACGCTGGTCAATAAACTCGATAGCATAAAGGAACTGGACAACACCTACATCTTCTACACCTCAGACAACGGCTACCACACAG GTCAGTTCTCTCTGCCCATCGATAAGAGGCAGCTGTATGAATTTGACATCAGGATCCCGCTCTTGGTCCGTGGTCCTGGCATCAAACCGAACCAGACGCTGAAG GCTCCAGTACTGAATATTGACCTGGCTCCAACCATAATGGACATAACTGGCCTCAACCTGTCCTCTGTGAATGTTGATGGGCAGTCCTTCCTCAGTCAGATG GCTCCCTCACTGCGTAATGGAAGTGCACGGCCTTTTTTCCTTGTTGAATACACCGGAGAGGGACATCCCACACCAGACCCAGCGTGTCCCAAACTAGGCCCTGGAGTATCT CAATGTTTcccagactgtgtgtgtgaagatgccTTCAACAACACCTACGCCTGCGTCCGGACCCTCGACGGCGAAAACAACCTGCAGTACTGCGAGTTTGCCGACAGCGAG TCGTTTGTAGAGGTGTACAACCTGACGTCAGACCCCCACCAGCTGGAGAACATTGTGAAGAAGGTGGATCCAACCGTCCTGCAGGCGATGAACCAGCGGCTCATCAAGCTGCAGTCCTGTGAGGGCGACAGCTGCCGTCACATCAAGTAA